The segment AAGCTACCTGAACAGCTTAATAATCTGAAGGAAGGCTATGCAGATATGCTCGAACAAGGCTTCATTCTCGAACATATTCAGCTTGAAGCAGAAGTGGCGGAAATTGAAGAAGAGCTAGAACAAAGCAAGGAATTGCTTAATGATGGCAAAATAGAGCAAGTTCAGGCTATCATAGCAGAAATACAGGAGAAATTAGATCTTTTATATGACTTGCTTGAAAAAGAAGTGATGGCAAGGAACTATTGGAATAAGAATTTAGATCCTGCAAAAGCAATTCTGCATGAAATTAAGGCTGGCAATACTCGTCTTCAAGAGGAGGTTTCCTTGCTGCAAAGAAGCTATAATTTGAATGATGAGGATCTGGAGCTGCAATTTAAGCTCGATAAACGTTTGAAGCTGTTATATAAACAATATGAAGTGCTTGAGCATAAGCTTTTAACAGAGTCTGCTGCACATACTATTTTGAGTGAAGAACTAAAAAGTCTCAAACAACAGTTGGAGAGTGCATCACAGGAACAGGAAGAGCTGTTTGATAAGCTCCATGCTTTACGAAAAGATGAAGTTATTGCACAAGAAAAAATGACAGAACTCTCCAAACAAATGGCAAATGCGATGAGGATGGTTGCTAACAGTAACTTGCCAGGTGTTACTTCTGAATATAATGAACTGGCAGAAGAGACACAGGCAGCAATCGCGAAATTAAAGGTCGTACTGCAGGAAGCACCGCTAGACATGCCGACAGTTCAGCAATTGGCTGATCATGCAGAGCAAGTAACAATAGCGCTTGTGAATGCTACAGAGGAACTAGTTGAAACAGTGCTACTCGCAGAGAAGGTTATTCAATACGGAAATAGATACCGTCGCAAATACCCGCAGGTGGAAAATTCACTTGCAGAAGCAGAAATGCTATTCCGTAAATACAGATATAAAGAAGCATTAGAGCATGCGGCAGCAGCTGTTGACGAAATCGAACCTGGCAGCATCCAAAGAATGGAAGCATGGGTTG is part of the Niallia taxi genome and harbors:
- the ezrA gene encoding septation ring formation regulator EzrA, with product MNYIIGIVGILICLFAAGYFIRRKYYGIVDELESWKIDIMNRPVLTELSKVKKLNMIGQTEELFEKWRADWDGIVADQLPELEELLFDTEESIDKYKFGKAKELQKGIRVKLESMERSIETMLEELNNLIGSEEKNRTEIDALKESYRESKKTLLAHRHTFGDTESKIEEMLQETAVKLKEYEEKTDNGDYLEAREIIHAIEKLTENIRYLIENIPPLLIECQTKLPEQLNNLKEGYADMLEQGFILEHIQLEAEVAEIEEELEQSKELLNDGKIEQVQAIIAEIQEKLDLLYDLLEKEVMARNYWNKNLDPAKAILHEIKAGNTRLQEEVSLLQRSYNLNDEDLELQFKLDKRLKLLYKQYEVLEHKLLTESAAHTILSEELKSLKQQLESASQEQEELFDKLHALRKDEVIAQEKMTELSKQMANAMRMVANSNLPGVTSEYNELAEETQAAIAKLKVVLQEAPLDMPTVQQLADHAEQVTIALVNATEELVETVLLAEKVIQYGNRYRRKYPQVENSLAEAEMLFRKYRYKEALEHAAAAVDEIEPGSIQRMEAWVADLREKELK